In Pecten maximus chromosome 10, xPecMax1.1, whole genome shotgun sequence, one genomic interval encodes:
- the LOC117335874 gene encoding cytochrome P450 3A29-like → MELTSSIYDSQSDFETFGGGFGGDLEHGLVSGKGAHWKRNRSIITPAFSSGKLRQMVPCIQESCDTLLKTVRNAMKTTDNGQQMEINRLFGGFTMDVISSTAFGIHVESQTNPDDLFVKHAKRMFDISFTKPWMLAILFFPTLKPLFVKLGACLFPLDSMAYFRKLTFQLLKERKSDKQVGRKDFLRLMVDAQEGRLELDPEDEFSREQSGISSKPTHLGLTSEEILGNVELFFVAGYETTATALTMTAYNLATHPECQDKLRQEIQEKIGSDKVDFDNVKKLDYLDMCINESMRLYPTAVRFDRTCVKTTKVKDITIPAGMVVSVPVHAIHHDPEVWVKPDVYNPERFSATERAKHDPLDYIPFGYGPRQCVAMRLALMEAKMATVYMLRNFRFCVGSKTEIPPTMEEKAIVKPVSLWLKLEEIK, encoded by the exons ATGGAATTGACCTCATCCATTTACGATAGCCAGAGCGATTTCGAG ACATTTGGAGGCGGATTTGGTGGTGACCTGGAGCATGGGCTGGTCAGTGGAAAAGGGGCTCACTGGAAACGTAACAGGAGTATTATAACTCCAGCATTTTCATCTGGAAAACTTCGTCAG ATGGTGCCCTGTATCCAGGAATCGTGTGACACTCTTTTGAAGACAGTTCGCAACGCCATGAAAACGACGGACAACGGTCAACAAATGGAAATAAATAg GCTATTTGGAGGATTCACTATGGACGTGATAAGTTCTACAGCTTTCGGTATCCACGTGGAGTCCCAGACCAACCCAGATGACCTGTTTGTAAAGCACGCTAAGAGGATGTTTGACATCTCATTTACGAAACCTTGGATGCTTGCTATAT tattttttccgACGTTAAAACCCTTGTTTGTGAAGCTTGGAGCTTGCCTCTTTCCACTTGACAGCATGGCCTACTTTCGTAAACTCACTTTTCAGCTTCTGAAAGAAAGGAAAAGTGACAAACAG GTAGGTCGGAAAGATTTTCTACGACTGATGGTTGACGCCCAGGAAGGAAGATTGGAACTGGATCCCGAAGATGAGTTTTCGAGAGAACAAAGCGGAATCTCGTCAAAACCAACTCATCTAG GCCTTACTTCAGAAGAAATTTTGGGAAATGTAGAACTATTCTTTGTTGCGGGGTACGAAACCACGGCTACAGCATTGACAATGACAGCGTACAACCTCGCTACCCATCCAGAATGTCAGGACAAATTACGTCAAGAAATTCAGGAAAAGATCGGATCG GACAAAGTGGATTTCGACAATGTCAAGAAACTAGACTACCTCGACATGTGTATCAATGAGTCAATGCGATTGTACCCTACGGCGGTAAG ATTTGATAGAACATGTGTGAAGACtacaaaggtcaaggacattacGATACCAGCCGGGATGGTGGTTAGTGTACCTGTGCATGCGATTCATCATGATCCGGAAGTTTGGGTGAAACCGGATGTTTACAATCCAGAAAG GTTTTCGGCAACAGAAAGAGCGAAGCACGACCCATTGGACTACATACCTTTTGGATATGGTCCCCGTCAATGTGTTGCCATGCGACTCGCTTTAATGGAAGCAAAAATGGCAACGGTTTATATGTTACGCAACTTCCGCTTTTGCGTTGGTAGTAAAACAGAA ATTCCACCGACAATGGAAGAGAAAGCCATAGTGAAACCTGTCTCATTGTGGTTAAAGTTAGAAGAAATCAAGTGA
- the LOC117335875 gene encoding uncharacterized protein LOC117335875: MSRDIGDMVRDCQECAKHRKAQAEPIISTPTPEMPWQKLGSDLLLWCGKEYVLVVDYFSRYIEIARLENNTTSQTVVNLSKSIFARHRVPQQLISDNWPQYISETFLKYSNEYGFQHITSSPR; the protein is encoded by the coding sequence ATGAGCCGCGACATCGGTGATATGGTTCGCGATTGTCAGGAATGTGCTAAACACCGGAAAGCTCAAGCCGAGCCAATTATTTCTACTCCTACGCCAGAAATGCCTTGGCAAAAACTCGGTTCAGACTTGCTTCTCTGGTGCGGAAAGGAATATGTACTTGTGGTGGACTATTTCTCTCGATACATAGAAATTGCACGATTGGAGAACAATACTACCTCTCAGACTGTTGTGAATCTTTCGAAGTCAATTTTTGCCCGACACAGGGTACCACAGCAGCTGATATCCGATAATTGGCCACAGTACATTTCGGAGACATTTCTTAAGTATTCCAATGAGTACGGCTTCCAACATATTACCAGCAGTCCCAGATAA